One region of Esox lucius isolate fEsoLuc1 chromosome 17, fEsoLuc1.pri, whole genome shotgun sequence genomic DNA includes:
- the ppp4r1l gene encoding serine/threonine-protein phosphatase 4 regulatory subunit 1 isoform X1, which translates to MAGLSLYFEDGHDDLDDFGFDDYGSECDGIRITAFLDAGQDNLTPLGRLEKYAFSENVFNRQIVARGLLDVLREFSDNENDFISVMETVARMSEDGEPTVRAELMEQVPNIAMFLHESQPNFPAAFSRYLVPIVVRYLTDPNNQVRKTSQAALLVLLEQGLICKGDVESKVCPVLLDLTEPSSDDDYKIEAVAIMCKLVTMLSRDTVEQLLLLRFCELCSDARLFQVRKVCAANFGEFCSIVGQDATEKLLMSKFFDLCSDSLWGIRKACAECFMIVSNSTSPGVRRSKLSPLFISLISDQSRWVRQAAFQSLGRFISTFANPSSTGLYFREDGTLLEVPRCPSDSEPSPCPASSTRCSTNGPTERPPQANQDGRSTPSLESMSRGASSADSAHTPPRERREGLACHHSNPAPPAAAHGRSKETEHTDDNFNSFHYWRPPLPDISEELEILKAEAPRGQPGRVTEGGAGSEEEMACLEPATSSQIQKVLDCLQPHMDDPDVQAQVQVLSAALKAAQLESQTEAEGPSDSQPPEVGDGVESSPGGKTTELSDEPPSQQAGEPAPTGEQEHTQVEVEEMETEARESPPDSPVLVRDDSDQSSVASELTEAVEEEGKAESAPNQVCVEEKSMVQNVIPQPLLDQYLSMTDPARAQTVDTEIAKHCAFSLPGVALTLGRQNWHCLKDTYETLATDVQWKVRRTLAFSIHELAVILGDQLTAADLVPIFNGFLKDLDEVRIGVLKHLYDFLKLLHAEKRREYLYQLQEFMVTDNSRNWRFRYELAEQLILIIELYGHYDVFDYLRQIALTLCSDKVSEVRWISYKLVVEILQKMYACGAHDLGLNFINELVVRFCHCPKWVGRQAFAFICQTIVEEDCMPMDQFAQHLLPSLLSLSSDPVANVRVLVAKALRQSVMEKAYFKEPGSAYSDELEETVTALQADKDRDVCFFASLDPSRALMDTAALI; encoded by the exons ATGGCAG GTCTGTCTTTATATTTTGAAGATGGTCATGATGATTTGGATGACT TCGGGTTTGATGACTACGGGTCGGAGTGCGATGGGATTCGGATCACAGCCTTTCTGGATGCGGGGCAGGACAATCTCACCCCCCTGGGCAGGCTGGAGAAATATGCTTTCAGCGAAAATGTCTTCAACAG GCAGATAGTGGCACGCGGGCTTCTTGACGTGCTTCGAGAGTTCAGTGACAATGAGAACGACTTCATCAGCGTCATGGAGACAGTGGCCCGAATGTCAGAAGATGGAG AGCCCACTGTGCGCGCCGAGCTAATGGAGCAGGTGCCCAACATCGCCATGTTCCTACACGAGAGCCAGCCCAACTTCCCAGCCGCTTTCTCCAGATACCTGGTGCCCATTGTGGTGCGCTATCTCACCGACCCCAACAACCAG GTCCGGAAGACAAGTCAGGCAGCTCTGCTTGTGCTTTTGGAGCAAGGACTCATCTGCAAGGGGGACGTGGAGTCCAAAGTGTGTCCGGTTCTATTGGACCTCACTGAGCCCAGCAGCGATGACGATTACAAGATCGAGGCCGTCGCG ATCATGTGTAAACTAGTAACCATGCTGAGTAGAGACACAGTGGAACAGTTGTTGTTGCTGCGGTTCTGCGAGCTGTGCAGTGACGCCAGGCTCTTCCAGGTCCGCAAG gTGTGTGCGGCCAATTTTGGGGAGTTCTGTTCCATTGTGGGCCAGGATGCCACAGAGAAGTTACTG ATGTCCAAGTTCTTTGACCTGTGCTCTGATAGCCTGTGGGGTATCAGAAAGGCATGCGCTGAGTGCTTCATGATCGTCTCCAACTCCACATCGCCCGGGGTGCGGCGCTCAAAACTGTCTCCCCTCTTCATCAGCCTCATCAGTGACCAGTCTCGCTGG GTGCGCCAGGCTGCTTTTCAGTCTCTGGGACGCTTCATCTCAACCTTCGCCAACCCCTCCAGCACAGGGCTTTATTTCAGAGAAGACGGCACACTATTGGAAGTCCCTCGGTGTCCTTCTGACAG CGAGCCCTCCCCCTGCCCGGCGTCTTCCACGCGTTGCTCCACCAACGGCCCCACAGAGAGACCCCCACAAGCCAACCAAGATGGCCGCTCCACCCCGTCCCTGGAGTCCATGTCCAGGGGGGCCAGTAGTGCAGACTCCGCCCACACACCCCCCCGGGAGCGACGCGAAGGCCTGGCGTGCCACCACAGCAACCCCGCCCCTCCCGCCGCCGCGCACGGCCGGAGCAAGGAGACGGAACACACCGACGACAACTTCAACTCCTTCCACTACTGGAGGCCCCCGTTACCGGACATCAGCGAGGAGCTGGAGATCCTGAAGGCAGAGGCTCCTCGTGGTCAGCCCGGCAGGGTGACGGAGGGAGGCGCTGGGTCGGAGGAGGAGATGGCCTGCCTGGAGCCAGCCACCAGCTCTCAGATACAGAAGGTGTTGGACTGCCTTCAGCCCCACATGGACGACCCAGATGTACAAG CCCAAGTGCAGGTTCTTTCAGCCGCCCTGAAGGCGGCCCAGCTGGAGAGCCAGACTGAAGCAGAGGGTCCGTCTGACAGCCAGCCACCAGAGGTCGGGGATGGGGTCGAGTCCTCCCCAGGTGGGAAGACCACAGAGTTGAGCGACGAACCTCCATCCCAGCAGGCTGGGGAACCGGCGCCCACGGGggaacaggaacacacacaggtCGAGGTAGAAGAGATGGAGACGGAGGCTCGGGAATCCCCTCCGGACTCGCCGGTCCTGGTGCGGGATGACTCGGACCAAAGCAGTGTG GCATCGGAGTTGACGGAGGCCGTTGAGGAAGAGGGGAAGGCTGAGTCTGCTCCcaaccaggtgtgtgtggaggagaaATCCATGGTCCAG AATGTCATTCCACAGCCACTGCTGGACCAGTACCTCTCCATGACAGACCCGGCCCGGGCCCAGACGGTGGACACGGAGATCGCCAAGCACTGTGCGTTCAGCCTGCCTGGCGTGGCTCTGACGCTGGGCCGACAGAACTGGCACTGCCTGAAAGACACGTACGAGACGCTCGCCACCGATGTGCAG TGGAAAGTCCGCCGGACCCTGGCCTTCTCTATCCACGAGCTGGCGGTGATCCTGGGGGATCAGCTGACGGCGGCTGACCTGGTGCCCATCTTCAACGGTTTCCTCAAGGACCTGGACGAGGTGCGCATTGGCGTGCTCAAACACCTCTACGACTTCCTCAAG CTGCTCCATgctgagaagaggagagagtacTTGTATCAGCTGCAGGAGTTCATGGTGACGGACAACAGCCGCAACTGGAGGTTCAGATACGAGCTGGCCGA GCAGCTGATCCTGATCATCGAGTTGTACGGCCACTACGAtgtgtttgactacctcagacAGATCGCACTGACGCTCTGCTCAGACAAGGTGTCAGAGGTCCGATGGATCTCGTACAAGCTG GTGGTGGAGATCCTACAGAAGATGTATGCGTGTGGGGCACACGACCTGGGCCTGAACTTCATCAACGAACTCGTCGTCCGCTTCTGCCACTGTCCTAAGTGGGTGGGTCGTCAGGCCTTCGCTTTCATCTGCCAG ACCATCGTGGAGGAGGACTGCATGCCCATGGACCAGTTCGCCCAACACCTCCTCCCCAGTCTCCTCAGCCTGTCATCGGACCCCGTGGCCAACGTCCGCGTGCTTGTGGCCAAAGCGCTGCGGCAGAGTGTCATGGAGAAAG CGTACTTCAAAGAGCCGGGCAGTGCCTACTCAGACGAGCTGGAGGAGACGGTCACAGCCCTGCAGGCGGATAAGGACCGGGATGTGTGCTTCTTCGCCAGCCTGGACCCAAGCAGAGCCCTGATGGACACGGCTGCCTTAATCTAG
- the rab22a gene encoding ras-related protein Rab-22A gives MALRELKVCLLGDTGVGKSSIVWRFVEDSFDPNINPTIGASFMTKTVQYQNELHKFLIWDTAGQERFRALAPMYYRGSAAAIIVYDITKEDSFQTLKNWVKELRQHGPPNIVVAIAGNKCDLSDAREVSEKDAKDYADSIHAIFVETSAKNAININEVFIEISQRIPVLDTGGGAATKGFKLRRQPSETRTCC, from the exons ATGGCGCTAAGAGAATTAAAAGTTTGCCTTCTTGGG GACACTGGAGTTGGAAAGTCTAGCATTGTTTGGAGGTTTGTGGAGGATAGCTTTGACCCCAACATTAATCCAACTATTGG GGCATCCTTCATGACCAAGACAGTGCAGTATCAAAATGAGCTGCACAAGTTCCTTATCTGGGACACTGCAGGGCAAGAGAGG TTTCGTGCATTGGCGCCAATGTACTACAGAGGCTCTGCGGCCGCCATCATTGTTTATGACATCACTAAAGAG GACTCATTCCAGACTTTGAAGAACTGGGTGAAGGAGCTTCGTCAGCACGGCCCTCCCAACATTGTGGTGGCCATCGCTGGCAACAAGTGTGATCTCTCTGATGCCAG GGAAGTCTCGGAGAAGGACGCCAAGGATTATGCTGATTCCATCCATGCCATTTTTGTGGAGACGAGTGCCAAGAACGCCATTAATATCAATGAGGTCTTTATAGAGATAA GTCAACGGATCCCTGTCCTAGATACAGGCGGCGGGGCTGCAACAAAGGGCTTCAAATTGCGCCGCCAGCCCTCAGAGACCCGGACCTGCTGCTGA
- the ppp4r1l gene encoding serine/threonine-protein phosphatase 4 regulatory subunit 1 isoform X2, whose translation MAGLSLYFEDGHDDLDDFGFDDYGSECDGIRITAFLDAGQDNLTPLGRLEKYAFSENVFNRQIVARGLLDVLREFSDNENDFISVMETVARMSEDGEPTVRAELMEQVPNIAMFLHESQPNFPAAFSRYLVPIVVRYLTDPNNQVRKTSQAALLVLLEQGLICKGDVESKVCPVLLDLTEPSSDDDYKIEAVAIMCKLVTMLSRDTVEQLLLLRFCELCSDARLFQVRKVCAANFGEFCSIVGQDATEKLLMSKFFDLCSDSLWGIRKACAECFMIVSNSTSPGVRRSKLSPLFISLISDQSRWVRQAAFQSLGRFISTFANPSSTGLYFREDGTLLEVPRCPSDSEPSPCPASSTRCSTNGPTERPPQANQDGRSTPSLESMSRGASSADSAHTPPRERREGLACHHSNPAPPAAAHGRSKETEHTDDNFNSFHYWRPPLPDISEELEILKAEAPRGQPGRVTEGGAGSEEEMACLEPATSSQIQKVLDCLQPHMDDPDVQAQVQVLSAALKAAQLESQTEAEGPSDSQPPEVGDGVESSPGGKTTELSDEPPSQQAGEPAPTGEQEHTQVEVEEMETEARESPPDSPVLVRDDSDQSSVASELTEAVEEEGKAESAPNQNVIPQPLLDQYLSMTDPARAQTVDTEIAKHCAFSLPGVALTLGRQNWHCLKDTYETLATDVQWKVRRTLAFSIHELAVILGDQLTAADLVPIFNGFLKDLDEVRIGVLKHLYDFLKLLHAEKRREYLYQLQEFMVTDNSRNWRFRYELAEQLILIIELYGHYDVFDYLRQIALTLCSDKVSEVRWISYKLVVEILQKMYACGAHDLGLNFINELVVRFCHCPKWVGRQAFAFICQTIVEEDCMPMDQFAQHLLPSLLSLSSDPVANVRVLVAKALRQSVMEKAYFKEPGSAYSDELEETVTALQADKDRDVCFFASLDPSRALMDTAALI comes from the exons ATGGCAG GTCTGTCTTTATATTTTGAAGATGGTCATGATGATTTGGATGACT TCGGGTTTGATGACTACGGGTCGGAGTGCGATGGGATTCGGATCACAGCCTTTCTGGATGCGGGGCAGGACAATCTCACCCCCCTGGGCAGGCTGGAGAAATATGCTTTCAGCGAAAATGTCTTCAACAG GCAGATAGTGGCACGCGGGCTTCTTGACGTGCTTCGAGAGTTCAGTGACAATGAGAACGACTTCATCAGCGTCATGGAGACAGTGGCCCGAATGTCAGAAGATGGAG AGCCCACTGTGCGCGCCGAGCTAATGGAGCAGGTGCCCAACATCGCCATGTTCCTACACGAGAGCCAGCCCAACTTCCCAGCCGCTTTCTCCAGATACCTGGTGCCCATTGTGGTGCGCTATCTCACCGACCCCAACAACCAG GTCCGGAAGACAAGTCAGGCAGCTCTGCTTGTGCTTTTGGAGCAAGGACTCATCTGCAAGGGGGACGTGGAGTCCAAAGTGTGTCCGGTTCTATTGGACCTCACTGAGCCCAGCAGCGATGACGATTACAAGATCGAGGCCGTCGCG ATCATGTGTAAACTAGTAACCATGCTGAGTAGAGACACAGTGGAACAGTTGTTGTTGCTGCGGTTCTGCGAGCTGTGCAGTGACGCCAGGCTCTTCCAGGTCCGCAAG gTGTGTGCGGCCAATTTTGGGGAGTTCTGTTCCATTGTGGGCCAGGATGCCACAGAGAAGTTACTG ATGTCCAAGTTCTTTGACCTGTGCTCTGATAGCCTGTGGGGTATCAGAAAGGCATGCGCTGAGTGCTTCATGATCGTCTCCAACTCCACATCGCCCGGGGTGCGGCGCTCAAAACTGTCTCCCCTCTTCATCAGCCTCATCAGTGACCAGTCTCGCTGG GTGCGCCAGGCTGCTTTTCAGTCTCTGGGACGCTTCATCTCAACCTTCGCCAACCCCTCCAGCACAGGGCTTTATTTCAGAGAAGACGGCACACTATTGGAAGTCCCTCGGTGTCCTTCTGACAG CGAGCCCTCCCCCTGCCCGGCGTCTTCCACGCGTTGCTCCACCAACGGCCCCACAGAGAGACCCCCACAAGCCAACCAAGATGGCCGCTCCACCCCGTCCCTGGAGTCCATGTCCAGGGGGGCCAGTAGTGCAGACTCCGCCCACACACCCCCCCGGGAGCGACGCGAAGGCCTGGCGTGCCACCACAGCAACCCCGCCCCTCCCGCCGCCGCGCACGGCCGGAGCAAGGAGACGGAACACACCGACGACAACTTCAACTCCTTCCACTACTGGAGGCCCCCGTTACCGGACATCAGCGAGGAGCTGGAGATCCTGAAGGCAGAGGCTCCTCGTGGTCAGCCCGGCAGGGTGACGGAGGGAGGCGCTGGGTCGGAGGAGGAGATGGCCTGCCTGGAGCCAGCCACCAGCTCTCAGATACAGAAGGTGTTGGACTGCCTTCAGCCCCACATGGACGACCCAGATGTACAAG CCCAAGTGCAGGTTCTTTCAGCCGCCCTGAAGGCGGCCCAGCTGGAGAGCCAGACTGAAGCAGAGGGTCCGTCTGACAGCCAGCCACCAGAGGTCGGGGATGGGGTCGAGTCCTCCCCAGGTGGGAAGACCACAGAGTTGAGCGACGAACCTCCATCCCAGCAGGCTGGGGAACCGGCGCCCACGGGggaacaggaacacacacaggtCGAGGTAGAAGAGATGGAGACGGAGGCTCGGGAATCCCCTCCGGACTCGCCGGTCCTGGTGCGGGATGACTCGGACCAAAGCAGTGTG GCATCGGAGTTGACGGAGGCCGTTGAGGAAGAGGGGAAGGCTGAGTCTGCTCCcaaccag AATGTCATTCCACAGCCACTGCTGGACCAGTACCTCTCCATGACAGACCCGGCCCGGGCCCAGACGGTGGACACGGAGATCGCCAAGCACTGTGCGTTCAGCCTGCCTGGCGTGGCTCTGACGCTGGGCCGACAGAACTGGCACTGCCTGAAAGACACGTACGAGACGCTCGCCACCGATGTGCAG TGGAAAGTCCGCCGGACCCTGGCCTTCTCTATCCACGAGCTGGCGGTGATCCTGGGGGATCAGCTGACGGCGGCTGACCTGGTGCCCATCTTCAACGGTTTCCTCAAGGACCTGGACGAGGTGCGCATTGGCGTGCTCAAACACCTCTACGACTTCCTCAAG CTGCTCCATgctgagaagaggagagagtacTTGTATCAGCTGCAGGAGTTCATGGTGACGGACAACAGCCGCAACTGGAGGTTCAGATACGAGCTGGCCGA GCAGCTGATCCTGATCATCGAGTTGTACGGCCACTACGAtgtgtttgactacctcagacAGATCGCACTGACGCTCTGCTCAGACAAGGTGTCAGAGGTCCGATGGATCTCGTACAAGCTG GTGGTGGAGATCCTACAGAAGATGTATGCGTGTGGGGCACACGACCTGGGCCTGAACTTCATCAACGAACTCGTCGTCCGCTTCTGCCACTGTCCTAAGTGGGTGGGTCGTCAGGCCTTCGCTTTCATCTGCCAG ACCATCGTGGAGGAGGACTGCATGCCCATGGACCAGTTCGCCCAACACCTCCTCCCCAGTCTCCTCAGCCTGTCATCGGACCCCGTGGCCAACGTCCGCGTGCTTGTGGCCAAAGCGCTGCGGCAGAGTGTCATGGAGAAAG CGTACTTCAAAGAGCCGGGCAGTGCCTACTCAGACGAGCTGGAGGAGACGGTCACAGCCCTGCAGGCGGATAAGGACCGGGATGTGTGCTTCTTCGCCAGCCTGGACCCAAGCAGAGCCCTGATGGACACGGCTGCCTTAATCTAG